The following are encoded together in the Oncorhynchus clarkii lewisi isolate Uvic-CL-2024 chromosome 25, UVic_Ocla_1.0, whole genome shotgun sequence genome:
- the LOC139383702 gene encoding 5-hydroxytryptamine receptor 1B-like, translating to MERSSQLQPALYGQMMNITNDTNGTESPELDENDESLAYQTGLAVILFVVTLATTLSNAFVIATIYQSKKLHTPANFLIASLAVTDLLVSILVMPICVLYTVSHTWTLGQVTCDIWLSSDITCCTASILHLCVIALDRYWAITDAVEYSKKRTPARAAGMIVTAWVIAISISLPPLFWRQVKAEELTECNVNTDHIFYTIYSTFGAFYIPTLLLIVLYGRIYLEARKIILKQSPKKVGKRLTSAHLITNSPGSVASTSSSQCKIHDTHFSDTGSLASKNHVKVTVSDALLEKKKISAARERKATKTLGIILGAYIICWLPFFIYTLVVAACETCFYPEMFDFFTWLGYLNSLINPIIYTMSNDDFKKAFHKLLRFRFCIS from the coding sequence ATGGAGCGCTCAAGTCAACTCCAGCCTGCATTATATGGACAAATGATGAATATCACAAACGATACCAATGGGACAGAATCTCCAGAGCTTGATGAAAATGATGAGAGTTTGGCTTATCAAACCGGGTTGGCAGTGATTCTCTTCGTTGTCACACTCGCTACTACTTTATCCAACGCATTTGTCATTGCAACGATTTATCAGTCTAAGAAACTGCACACTCCAGCTAACTTTCTCATAGCGTCTCTAGCTGTCACCGACCTCTTAGTGTCAATTTTGGTGATGCCAATATGCGTCCTGTACACGGTGAGTCACACCTGGACTTTGGGACAAGTTACATGTGACATTTGGTTATCCTCAGATATAACATGTTGCACTGCTTCTATCCTTCACTTATGCGTAATCGCTTTGGATCGATACTGGGCAATAACAGACGCCGTTGAGTACTCCAAAAAGCGCACGCCAGCGCGCGCTGCGGGAATGATCGTGACCGCCTGGGTCATCGCTATCTCCATCTCCCTGCCCCCGCTTTTCTGGCGCCAGGTGAAAGCGGAGGAGTTAACTGAATGCAATGTCAACACGGATCACATTTTCTACACTATTTACTCCACGTTTGGAGCATTCTACATCCCTACTCTGCTGCTTATTGTGCTTTATGGAAGGATATACTTAGAAGCACGTAAGATCATTTTGAAACAGTCACCCAAAAAGGTAGGGAAAAGACTCACTTCAGCGCACCTGATCACCAACTCCCCTGGATCTGTGGCATCGACATCATCTTCTCAGTGTAAAATACACGATACCCACTTCAGTGACACGGGGTCCTTGGCAAGTAAGAACCATGTGAAAGTAACCGTGTCCGACGCACTTTTGGAGAAGAAAAAGATCTCAGCTGCTAGAGAGAGGAAAGCGACCAAAACATTGGGAATAATATTAGGCGCATACATTATATGCTGGTTGCCCTTTTTCATATACACCCTGGTGGTGGCCGCCTGTGAAACTTGTTTTTACCCCGAGATGTTTGACTTTTTCACCTGGCTTGGTTATCTCAACTCGTTAATCAATCCAATTATATATACCATGtccaatgatgactttaaaaaaGCTTTCCATAAACTCTTACGCTTCAGATTTTGCATATCCTGA